The sequence AATCAAACCTCTTCTAAAGAGTTTTTGAACTTTGTCGACTTCCACTTCAGCGGCTGCTAGCAACTCGGGTTTCTTGGAAGGGACCTCCATGTCGCTTACGCCTACGGTTATGGCTCCGATAGTAGAGTAATGGAAACCCATCCTTTTAATATTATCCAGCACTATGGATGTCTTAGTAGGTCCGTGTTTTTCGTAGCATTTTTCGACTATTTCCGACAATACCTTCTTGTCTACCGTAGTATCTATCTCCAGGTCGAATTCATCATCAAATGTTTCTCTTTCCACAAAACCAAGATCCTGTGGTATTATTTCGTTGAACAAGAATCTGCCCACCGTGCTTTCGATCAACCTTGAGTGTTTCTTTCCGTCAATCTCCCTGGTTATTCTAACCTTGACCATAGAATGAAGAGTTACTACTTTATTGTTATAAGCCATTTCCATTTCTTCTAGGTCTGCAAATACCTTGCCTTCGCCTTCTGCGCCGTCGATTGATATTGTAAGGTAGTAGGAACCGAGTATCATATCCTGGGTAGGACTGATTACCGGGCTTCCATCCTGGGGCTTGAGAATATTGTTCGCTGCAAGCATCAAGAATCTAGCTTCCGCCTGAGCTTCTACAGACAAAGGAACGTGTACCGCCATCTGATCTCCGTCGAAATCCGCATTGTAAGCGGTACAGACCAATGGGTGAAGCTTAATCGCCCTGCCTTCTACCAGCACCGGTTCAAAGGCCTGTATTCCAAGTCTATGAAGTGTCGGAGCACGGTTTAGAAGTACTGGATGCTCTCTGATGACTTCTTCAAGAACATCCCAGACTTCAGGTCTTAGTCTTTCGACCATCCTCTTGGCGCTTTTTATGTTTTGAGCGTATTTTTTTTGCACAAGCTCTCTCATTACAAATGGCTTGAACAATTCGATTGCCATTTCCTTAGGCAATCCACACTGGTACATCTTAAGCTCAGGGCCTACTACGATTACCGATCTTCCCGAGTAGTCAACCCTTTTACCCAAGAGATTTTGCCTAAATCTACCCTGTTTTCCTTTAAGCATGTCGCTCAATGATTTTAACGGTCTGTTTCCGGGGCCGGTAACCGGTCTTCCCCTTCTTCCATTGTCAATCAGAGCATCTACGGCTTCTTGAAGCATCCGCTTTTCGTTTTGAACTATTATGTCCGGAGCATCCAGGTCCAGAAGCCTTTTTAAACGATTGTTTCTGTTTATAACCCTTCTGTACAGATCATTAAGGTCACTGGTTGCAAATCTTCCGCCATCCAGCTGCACCATAGGCCTAAGCTCAGGTGGTATGACCGGAACGACTTCCATGATCATCCATTCTGGGTTGTTTCCGGAGGTTCTGAAGGCTTCAATAGCCTCAAGGCGCCTTACCGTACGAATCCTTTTTTGCCCGGTGCTCGTCTTAAGATCTTCTCTAAGTGTTTTTGACTCTTTTTCCAAATCAACCTGTGACAAAAGATCCTTAACCGCCTCCGCACCAATTGAAGCCTGGAATTCGTTTCCGTATTTTTCTTTATATTCCCTGTATTCTCTCTCACTTAAAAGCTGCTTTGGAGACAAAGGGGTGTTCCCCGGATTTGTTATTACGTATGCCGCAAAGTATATTATTTTTTCCAAAGACCTTGGAGACATTTCCAGTACCAGACCCATTCTGCTGGGTATGCCCTTGAAATACCATATATGTGAGACTGGGGCAGCAAGTTCGATATGCCCCATCCTCTCTCTTCTGACTTTGGATCTAGTTACTTCCACTCCGCAGTTTTCGCATACTATTCCCTTATATCTGACTCTTTTATATTTACCGCAATGACACTCCCAATCTTTGGTGGGACCAAAGATTTTTTCACAAAACAGACCTTCTTTTTCCGGCTTTAGCGTTCGGTAATTTATCGTCTCCGGTTTTTTTACTTCCCCTTTTGACCACTCTCTGATTTTTTCAGGAGAAGCCAGGCCGATTTTAATTGATTTAAAATCAAAAAATTCATTCAAGGAGCTTCTCTCCCTTCTATAATAATTTATATTCCAGATTATCCATATGATCAGATGTCAAAATCATCTTCCAAATCGTCCATCATGGTGTCTACATCGAAATCATTCTCTTCAACCTCTTCTTCGATAAAACCTTCAGGAGCCTCTTCCTCGTATTCTCTACTGATTATGTCTACCCCGAAATTATCTAAAGAATCTGGTTCGACTCTTTCCTCCTCGATTTCCAGGATGTCCTCGTTCTCACTGAGAACCGCTACATCCAAAGACAAGCTCTGAAGCTCTTTGATAAGTACTTTAAAGGACTCAGGAACACCTGGAGTTGGTATGTTTTCACCTTTTACTATCGCTTCATAGGCTTTTACCCTACCAACGACATCATCTGATTTAACCGTAAGAATCTCCTGTAGCGTATGAGCTGCCCCATAGGCTTCCAGTGCCCATACTTCCATCTCCCCGAAACGCTGACCACCGAACTGGGCTTTTCCTCCCAGTGGTTGCTGAGTTACTAGGGAGTAAGGTCCTGTGGATCTCGCATGCATCTTGTCGTCTACCAAGTGATGCAGCTTAAGTATATACATGTATCCCACTGTTACGTCATTGTCAAAAGGCTCTCCTGTCCTTCCGTCGTGAAGAGTTATCTTTCCATTACGATTGTAATCTGCCTGCTCAAGTATATCCATTATGTCATTTTCATTTGCGCCGTCAAAAACAGGAGTGGCAATTTTCCATCCCAAGGCTTTTGCAGCAAGACCCAAGTGGACCTCAAGCACCTGACCGATATTCATCCTTGATGGCACTCCAAGAGGGTTTAATACTATTTCAACCGGAGTCCCATCTGGCATGAAAGGCATATCCTCTTCAGGAAGTATTCTGGATATTACACCTTTGTTCCCATGTCGCCCTGCCATTTTATCTCCTACTGAGATTTTTCTCTTGCTGGCAACATAAACCCTGACAAGCTGGTTAACTCCGGGCTTTAGGTCTTCATCCTTGTTTTCTCTGGAGAACACTTTCACGTCCACCACGATACCGGATTCACCATGAGGAACTCTTAAAGACGTATCCCTGACTTCTCTGGCTTTTTCACCGAAGATAGCTCTAAGAAGCTTTTCTTCCGCCGTAAGCTCCGTTTCACCTTTTGGCGTTACCTTGCCTACCAGAATATCTTCTGAGTTGACCTCCGCTCCGATTCTGATTATTCCTCTTTCGTCCAGATTCTTAAGGGCATCTTCTCCAACGTTGGGGATATCCCTTGTGATTTCTTCCGGACCAAGTTTTGTCTCTCTCGCTTCAGATTCGTATTCCTCAATATGTATTGAAGTAAAGACATCCTCTTTAACTAGCTTTTCGCTTATTAGTATGGCATCCTCGTAGTTGTAACCTTCCCATGTCATAAATGCTATGAGGATATTTCTGCCAAGAGCTATTTCACCATTGTCAGTAGATGGTCCATCGGCAAGTATCTGCCCTTTATGAACTACCTCTCCTTTTTCAACGATAGGCCTTTGATTGACACAGGTTCCCTGGTTGCTTCTTTTGAATTTAAGTATGGTGTATTTATCCAGCTGCTTGTCGTCTCTTCTAATGTGTATTTCGGTTGCCGTTACTTTTTCGACCACGCCTGGGTGCTTGGCAAGGACGCAAACTCCGGAATCCTTGGCTGCAGTATGCTCAATCCCCGTTCCTATAACAGGAGATTCCGGCTTTAAAAGCGGAACTGCCTGTCTTTGCATGTTCGATCCCATCAACGCTCTGTTGGCATCGTCATTTTCAAGGAAAGGAATCATCGATGTGGCTACCGAAACGATCTGCTTGGGAGATATGTCCATGTAGTCAACCTTCTCTGGCGATACTGTTACAAAGTCCCTTTTAAGTCCGGCCCTGCCTGTAACTTTGTCTCTTGAAAACCTCTTATTTTCGTCCAAGGGCTCATTTGCCTGCGCTATAGTGTATTTTCCTTCTTCATCTGCAGGCAGATACACTATTTCATCGCTCACTATTCCATCATTGACCTTTAGGTAAGGAGCTTCTATAAAGCCGTATTCATTAACCCTTGCGTATGTACTTAAAGATCCAATCAACCCGATGTTTGGTCCCTCAGGTGTTTCTATCGGACACATCCTGCCGTAGTGGGAATGGTGAACGTCTCTAACTTCGAAACCGGCTCTTTCTCTGCTCAGTCCTCCCGGTCCAAGGGCAGAAAGCCTTCTCTTATGAGTAAGCTCCGCTAAAGGATTTGTCTGGTCCATGAACTGAGAAAGCTGTGAGCTTCCGAAAAATTCCTTCACCGAGGCGTTAACAGGTCTTATGTTTATAAGGCCTTGAGGTGTTATTGCCTCATTGCCCTGTATCGTCATTCTTTCTTTAACTACTCTTTCCATCCTGGACAGACCTAT comes from Alkalibacter saccharofermentans DSM 14828 and encodes:
- the rpoC gene encoding DNA-directed RNA polymerase subunit beta' — protein: MNEFFDFKSIKIGLASPEKIREWSKGEVKKPETINYRTLKPEKEGLFCEKIFGPTKDWECHCGKYKRVRYKGIVCENCGVEVTRSKVRRERMGHIELAAPVSHIWYFKGIPSRMGLVLEMSPRSLEKIIYFAAYVITNPGNTPLSPKQLLSEREYREYKEKYGNEFQASIGAEAVKDLLSQVDLEKESKTLREDLKTSTGQKRIRTVRRLEAIEAFRTSGNNPEWMIMEVVPVIPPELRPMVQLDGGRFATSDLNDLYRRVINRNNRLKRLLDLDAPDIIVQNEKRMLQEAVDALIDNGRRGRPVTGPGNRPLKSLSDMLKGKQGRFRQNLLGKRVDYSGRSVIVVGPELKMYQCGLPKEMAIELFKPFVMRELVQKKYAQNIKSAKRMVERLRPEVWDVLEEVIREHPVLLNRAPTLHRLGIQAFEPVLVEGRAIKLHPLVCTAYNADFDGDQMAVHVPLSVEAQAEARFLMLAANNILKPQDGSPVISPTQDMILGSYYLTISIDGAEGEGKVFADLEEMEMAYNNKVVTLHSMVKVRITREIDGKKHSRLIESTVGRFLFNEIIPQDLGFVERETFDDEFDLEIDTTVDKKVLSEIVEKCYEKHGPTKTSIVLDNIKRMGFHYSTIGAITVGVSDMEVPSKKPELLAAAEVEVDKVQKLFRRGLISEDERYEKVIEIWNDTTDRVTDALMEHLDPLNPINMMANSGARGSKNQIRQLAGMRGLMASPSGKIIELPIRSNFREGLNVLEFFISTHGARKGLADTALRTADSGYLTRRLVDVSQDVIIKEDDCGTTKGYIAKDIDDNGEIIETLKDRIAGRYAFEDIKNPETGEVLVEANTIITKKMSVHIEKLGIKEVNIRSITNCQSRVGVCARCYGVDLTTWEPVQTGEAVGIIAAQSIGEPGTQLTMRTFHTGGVASADDITQGLPRVEELFEARKPKGLAIISEIDGKVELRETKKKKELAVLGDGEEKVYLIPYGSRLKVRDGDLIEAGDEITDGSINPNDILSIKGIGGVQKYILQEVQKVYRLQGVHISDKHIELIARQMLRKVKVEESGETELLPGSLVDIFAFEEENERAIAEGLEPATASRVLMGITKASLATDSFLSAASFQETTRVLTDAAIKGKVDPLIGLKENVIIGKLVPAGTGVKKYREVELDDEESEGEIDALAETIDEIDISDVIIDDL
- a CDS encoding DNA-directed RNA polymerase subunit beta, giving the protein MVHPVKVGKNTRMSFSKINEVLDIPNLIAIQKRSYDWFLEKGLKEVFQDISPIMDYTGNLILEFIDYSLDGEPKYSEAECKERDATYATSLKVKVRLINKETAEVKEQSVFMADFPLMTENGTFIINGAERVIVSQLVRSPGTYYSEELDKTGKPLYSSQVIPNRGAWLEYETDSNDILYVRVDRTRKLPISVLLKAFGLGTRAQILDYFGEDTRLLATLEKDATETREEGLLEVYKRLRPGEPPTVDSAESLLNSMFFDPRRYDLAKVGRFKFNKKLALAGRITGRKIKDDIFHPATGELICEAGSIADEATAWEIQNAGIDKVIILLEDKEFKVVGNGFVDISKQNLPFEYDKDRVDELVNSYVLEEILSSDKSPEEMKDEFEKRMDELIPKHVLIQDIFASISYNLGLNYGIGKIDDIDHLGNRRLRSVGELLQNQFRIGLSRMERVVKERMTIQGNEAITPQGLINIRPVNASVKEFFGSSQLSQFMDQTNPLAELTHKRRLSALGPGGLSRERAGFEVRDVHHSHYGRMCPIETPEGPNIGLIGSLSTYARVNEYGFIEAPYLKVNDGIVSDEIVYLPADEEGKYTIAQANEPLDENKRFSRDKVTGRAGLKRDFVTVSPEKVDYMDISPKQIVSVATSMIPFLENDDANRALMGSNMQRQAVPLLKPESPVIGTGIEHTAAKDSGVCVLAKHPGVVEKVTATEIHIRRDDKQLDKYTILKFKRSNQGTCVNQRPIVEKGEVVHKGQILADGPSTDNGEIALGRNILIAFMTWEGYNYEDAILISEKLVKEDVFTSIHIEEYESEARETKLGPEEITRDIPNVGEDALKNLDERGIIRIGAEVNSEDILVGKVTPKGETELTAEEKLLRAIFGEKAREVRDTSLRVPHGESGIVVDVKVFSRENKDEDLKPGVNQLVRVYVASKRKISVGDKMAGRHGNKGVISRILPEEDMPFMPDGTPVEIVLNPLGVPSRMNIGQVLEVHLGLAAKALGWKIATPVFDGANENDIMDILEQADYNRNGKITLHDGRTGEPFDNDVTVGYMYILKLHHLVDDKMHARSTGPYSLVTQQPLGGKAQFGGQRFGEMEVWALEAYGAAHTLQEILTVKSDDVVGRVKAYEAIVKGENIPTPGVPESFKVLIKELQSLSLDVAVLSENEDILEIEEERVEPDSLDNFGVDIISREYEEEAPEGFIEEEVEENDFDVDTMMDDLEDDFDI